A DNA window from Vicinamibacterales bacterium contains the following coding sequences:
- a CDS encoding sulfatase yields the protein MESVRKGTRAASGIAWTVCALAASGCGGAPPAPQARRPPNVVMVLVDDMRWDEMHSAGHPFIETPNMDRVAREGARFTNAFATTPLCSPSRASFLTGQYAHTNGIVDNTARPSHALPTFPKDLHDAGYRTGFFGKWHMGNDASPRPGFDRWVAMPGQGEAIDPHLNVDGTDLQKTGYVTDVLTDYVEQFIGETTDQPFLVYLAHKAIHPNIVQRDDGSLGAVPGQPGGFVAAERHRGRYAGREMPRRANAFHAPTDKPALMRAIDGLPPLGKATATSDEEIRGRVEMLLAVDDSLGRILAALERRGELDDTVVVFTSDHGYFYGEHGLNEERRLAYEETIRIPMLVRYPSAVIAGSTPGQMVLSIDLAPTFLQLAGLAVPARMQGRSLVPIFTGSAGAWRDAFLVEYYTDTVFPRVLNMGYSAVRTDRYKYIQYRDLNGMDELYDLEADPFEEHNRAADPAAAGVLETMRQRLAGLLAETGDTPRAAH from the coding sequence ATGGAATCTGTCCGCAAGGGGACGCGCGCCGCCTCGGGCATCGCGTGGACGGTGTGCGCGCTGGCCGCCAGCGGCTGCGGCGGCGCTCCGCCGGCGCCCCAGGCGCGCCGACCGCCCAACGTCGTGATGGTCCTGGTGGACGACATGCGCTGGGACGAGATGCACTCGGCCGGCCACCCGTTCATCGAGACTCCGAACATGGACCGCGTGGCGCGCGAGGGCGCGCGCTTCACCAACGCCTTCGCGACCACGCCCCTCTGCTCGCCCAGCCGGGCGAGCTTCCTCACCGGGCAGTACGCGCACACCAACGGCATCGTGGACAACACGGCGCGGCCGAGCCACGCCCTGCCCACCTTCCCGAAGGACCTCCACGACGCGGGCTACCGGACGGGGTTCTTCGGCAAGTGGCACATGGGCAACGACGCCAGCCCGCGGCCGGGATTCGATCGGTGGGTGGCGATGCCGGGCCAGGGCGAGGCCATCGACCCGCACCTGAACGTGGACGGCACCGACCTCCAGAAGACGGGCTACGTCACCGACGTGCTCACCGACTACGTGGAGCAGTTCATCGGCGAGACCACGGACCAGCCCTTCCTCGTGTACCTCGCCCACAAGGCGATCCATCCGAACATCGTCCAGCGCGACGACGGCAGCCTGGGTGCGGTGCCGGGCCAGCCCGGGGGCTTCGTGGCGGCCGAGCGGCACCGCGGGCGCTATGCCGGCCGCGAGATGCCGCGCCGCGCCAACGCCTTCCATGCGCCCACCGACAAGCCCGCGCTGATGCGCGCGATCGACGGCCTCCCGCCGCTCGGCAAGGCCACGGCGACGAGCGACGAGGAGATCCGGGGCCGTGTCGAGATGCTGCTGGCCGTGGACGACAGCCTGGGCCGCATCCTGGCGGCGCTCGAACGGCGGGGCGAGCTGGACGACACGGTCGTCGTGTTCACGAGCGACCACGGCTACTTCTACGGCGAGCACGGCCTGAACGAGGAGCGGCGCCTGGCCTACGAGGAGACCATCCGGATCCCGATGCTCGTGCGGTATCCGTCGGCGGTCATCGCCGGCAGCACGCCGGGCCAGATGGTGCTCAGCATCGACCTGGCGCCGACCTTCCTGCAGCTGGCGGGCCTGGCGGTCCCGGCGCGCATGCAGGGCCGCTCGCTCGTGCCCATCTTCACCGGCAGCGCCGGCGCCTGGCGCGATGCGTTCCTCGTGGAGTACTACACGGACACGGTCTTCCCGCGCGTCCTGAACATGGGCTATTCGGCGGTCAGGACCGATCGCTACAAGTACATCCAGTACCGCGATCTCAACGGGATGGACGAGCTCTACGATCTCGAGGCGGATCCGTTCGAAGAGCACAACCGGGCCGCCGATCCGGCGGCGGCAGGCGTGCTCGAGACCATGCGGCAACGGCTGGCGGGCCTGCTGGCGGAGACCGGCGACACGCCGCGCGCCGCACACTGA